Below is a genomic region from Candidatus Methylomirabilota bacterium.
GGAGTTCTCCGCCTATGCCGATCTGGACGCCTGGGCGAAGCTCTGGACTACGGACGACGAGGGACGACGATTGACCCAGGAGTTAAGTGAACTTGTTCAAAACTGGGACGCCAAGGTCCTGAGGAAGCTTCTTTAGGTTCAAGCTCGTCACGGTTCCAGTGGGGCAAGCCGGACGATACAATCGAGGTTCCTGCCGCTTGACAATCGTGACGCAATACCGTACATGCTCATTAAGATCCGCACACAATATGGCGGTGTAGCTCAGTCGGTCAGAGCACGCGGCTCATATCCGCGGCGTCACTGGTTCGAGTCCAGTCACCGCCACCACCACTACTTCACTGGGACGACATCCGGCCGGCCCTTTTCCGCGATCGTGAAGGTCAAGGCCTTGGCCGGCGTTGTCGCGCTGAGATTCTTGACGCGATGTACCTGCTTGGGGGCCAGGTGGAACGTATCGCCGGCTTTCAAGGTGATGGCTGGTTTGTCCTTGACCTCCATGCTGGTCGAGCCTTCAAGGAGGTAAATCATCTCTTCTCCAGAGTGATAGTGCGATGCGGTGACCCCTCCCGGCGCAAACTCCACCAGGACCAGCGCAGCCTCCTTCCCCTCAATCCCCGTCAGATCGGTCTTGATGAGTACGGTCCGTTTCATCGGGTCTTGTTGCGCATTCACAACCTGAGTTCCGATCACCCCCACCGCAATCCCGATCGTCAAGATCAGGGTAAACAGCAAACTCGTTCGCTTCATGAGTTCCTCCTTTGTAAGGTCAAATCTCTGGCTTGAAAACATGCTAGTGGAAGTTCAGCGACTCGATAGACGCCCCAGGCACAATAGACCGTTTCTCGCAAATATCTCTATGCGATTCTCGTGTTGACGCACGTACTTGTCAACCATATTTCCATCGCAGGCGTGGGAAACGGAATTGCGATGCCGGATGTTATGGAACCGATGACCCCTTCCATAGGTGGCATTTCTATACACATAGAATGCTTGTCGTATACACCTTCCTATGCTAGTGTTATCTGGAGAAAGGAGGGAGCGACAATGGCTCGGACGAATATCGATCTCGATGAGAAGCTCACCAAAGAAGGCCTGCAGGTCTTCCGGTGTAAGACCAAAAAGGAGTTAATCCATCTGGCGTTGAGGGAACTGTTGAAGGCGGAAAAGCGGAAGGAGATATTGAAGCTCCGGGGAAGGGTCAAGTGGGAAGGGGATCTTGAGGCGATGCGCAGGGCGAGAACGTGATCGTAGTCGATACAACGGTCTGGATCGATTTTTTTCATGGGGCCGCGACCCCTCAAGATCTCCACCTGCAGAGGCTCATTGTGGGGAAAAGATCGTTAGCCCTGACCGACCTGATCTTCTGCGAGATCCTCCAGGGAATCCGCCAAGAGGCCGAATGTGTGCGAACAAGGGACTTACTCCTGCTGTATCCCGTTCTCCGGATGGAGCGGTTAGCCACGTTTGAACACGCGGCTCAGATCTATCGCTTGGGTCGGAGGCGGGGTGTGACGGTCAGAAAAACAATTGATTGTTTAATTGCCGCGCTATGCATTGAGGAAGGGGTCGAACTGTTCCACAAGGATGCCGACTTTGATGCTATTGCGCGTGTCGCGCCTCTTCAGATCCATTGTGTCACCCCTCAGACCGCCTGATATATTCTTTTGCTGGAGTCGGTCCCCGACATTGCGCATTTCATCTGGTCATGGAGTGTCTGGCATGGTAACATGCGGCCGGATTCGAGGTGCTATCGTCGGCGGAGCAGCGAAAGAGCGTAGCGGTATTCGGCAAGTAGTATGATGTACCAACTCGTCCAGGGAGAGCGAAGAGAAGGGGATGACGGCAACGGTGCAAAAGACTCGCTATAGCATGCTGGAGGTCGCGCTGGCGCAACTGGATGCGGTGGCGGTGCGACTTGCGCTTGATCCGGGGATTCACAGGCGGCTG
It encodes:
- a CDS encoding cupin; amino-acid sequence: MKRTSLLFTLILTIGIAVGVIGTQVVNAQQDPMKRTVLIKTDLTGIEGKEAALVLVEFAPGGVTASHYHSGEEMIYLLEGSTSMEVKDKPAITLKAGDTFHLAPKQVHRVKNLSATTPAKALTFTIAEKGRPDVVPVK
- a CDS encoding PIN domain nuclease, with translation MIVVDTTVWIDFFHGAATPQDLHLQRLIVGKRSLALTDLIFCEILQGIRQEAECVRTRDLLLLYPVLRMERLATFEHAAQIYRLGRRRGVTVRKTIDCLIAALCIEEGVELFHKDADFDAIARVAPLQIHCVTPQTA
- a CDS encoding DUF2191 domain-containing protein, whose product is MARTNIDLDEKLTKEGLQVFRCKTKKELIHLALRELLKAEKRKEILKLRGRVKWEGDLEAMRRART